One Euphorbia lathyris chromosome 1, ddEupLath1.1, whole genome shotgun sequence DNA segment encodes these proteins:
- the LOC136207970 gene encoding transcription factor BIM2 isoform X2 — MVKSVKSHLEEEDEPDDYDSSSYRGEVTKMDGKSSEQKTNTHRSKHSETEQRRRSKINERFQILRNLIPQNDQKRDKASFLLEVIEYIQFLQEKLQLYEGPCQGWSQEPTKLVPWESISDAENVAYQLQSQLWQGQPCPNECAAPNNTMNGQEEPLNESGSESLANTYSQGVLDTLTQALRSSGVDLSQTSISVQFDVSKQENSRADVVAFSSKDEENLYLNNQVMEQSDFGNCNEESDHSRKRLRTQKS, encoded by the exons ATGGTGAAATCTGTCAAGTCTCACCTCGAGGAAGAGGATGAGCCTGACGATTATGACTCTTCCTCCTACAGAG GGGAAGTTACCAAGATGGATGGTAAAAGCAGTGAACAGAAGACGAATACGCACAGGTCCAAGCATTCTGAGACAGAGCAGCGTAGAAGGAGCAAGATCAATGAGAG GTTCCAGATTTTGAGAAATCTAATACCACAAAATGATCAGAAAAGGGATAAGGCTTCATTCTTATTAGAG GTTATAGAGTACATTCAGTTTTTACAGGAAAAGTTACAGTTGTATGAGGGGCCATGCCAAGGTTGGAGCCAGGAACCAACAAAATTGGTACCATGG GAATCTATTTCTGATGCTGAAAATGTGGCCTACCAACTTCAATCCCAGCTTTGGCAGGGTCAGCCATGTCCTAATGAGTGTGCTGCTCCAAACAATACGATGAATGGACAAGAGGAGCCATTGAATGAAAGTGGATCAGAAAGTCTCGCAAATACATATTCTCAAGG GGTATTGGATACGCTGACCCAAGCATTGCGGTCGTCAGGTGTGGATTTGTCACAGACAAGCATCTCAGTGCAATTTGATGTTAGCAAACAAGAGAATAGTAGAGCAGATGTTGTGGCATTTAGTTCTAAG GATGAAGAAAACCTGTATTTGAACAACCAAGTAATGGAGCAAAGTGATTTTGGGAATTGTAACGAGGAGTCTGATCACAGTCGAAAGAGACTGAGAACACAGAAGAGTTGA
- the LOC136207970 gene encoding transcription factor BIM3 isoform X1 translates to MVKSVKSHLEEEDEPDDYDSSSYRGEVTKMDGKSSEQKTNTHRSKHSETEQRRRSKINERFQILRNLIPQNDQKRDKASFLLEVIEYIQFLQEKLQLYEGPCQGWSQEPTKLVPWKNQHSPIEGLMDHSPVLKNDSAETAAMLNNAHNSVEPDLGTATVPFNVQVQSNIYAAVGRGGLTSHSVQESISDAENVAYQLQSQLWQGQPCPNECAAPNNTMNGQEEPLNESGSESLANTYSQGVLDTLTQALRSSGVDLSQTSISVQFDVSKQENSRADVVAFSSKDEENLYLNNQVMEQSDFGNCNEESDHSRKRLRTQKS, encoded by the exons ATGGTGAAATCTGTCAAGTCTCACCTCGAGGAAGAGGATGAGCCTGACGATTATGACTCTTCCTCCTACAGAG GGGAAGTTACCAAGATGGATGGTAAAAGCAGTGAACAGAAGACGAATACGCACAGGTCCAAGCATTCTGAGACAGAGCAGCGTAGAAGGAGCAAGATCAATGAGAG GTTCCAGATTTTGAGAAATCTAATACCACAAAATGATCAGAAAAGGGATAAGGCTTCATTCTTATTAGAG GTTATAGAGTACATTCAGTTTTTACAGGAAAAGTTACAGTTGTATGAGGGGCCATGCCAAGGTTGGAGCCAGGAACCAACAAAATTGGTACCATGG AAAAATCAGCATTCGCCCATTGAAGGTCTGATGGATCATTCTCCTGTGCTGAAGAATGATTCTGCTGAAACTGCGGCCATGCTTAACAATGCACATAATTCTGTTGAACCTGATCTAGGAACAGCTACTGTTCCCTTTAACGTTCAAGTACAGTCGAATATATATGCAGCTGTTGGGAGGGGTGGTCTTACTTCCCATTCAGTGCAGGAATCTATTTCTGATGCTGAAAATGTGGCCTACCAACTTCAATCCCAGCTTTGGCAGGGTCAGCCATGTCCTAATGAGTGTGCTGCTCCAAACAATACGATGAATGGACAAGAGGAGCCATTGAATGAAAGTGGATCAGAAAGTCTCGCAAATACATATTCTCAAGG GGTATTGGATACGCTGACCCAAGCATTGCGGTCGTCAGGTGTGGATTTGTCACAGACAAGCATCTCAGTGCAATTTGATGTTAGCAAACAAGAGAATAGTAGAGCAGATGTTGTGGCATTTAGTTCTAAG GATGAAGAAAACCTGTATTTGAACAACCAAGTAATGGAGCAAAGTGATTTTGGGAATTGTAACGAGGAGTCTGATCACAGTCGAAAGAGACTGAGAACACAGAAGAGTTGA